A genomic region of Plasmodium malariae genome assembly, chromosome: 14 contains the following coding sequences:
- the PmUG01_14062000 gene encoding conserved Plasmodium protein, unknown function, translating into MNSESKSDRSETTKKYEFEDIGNLQKDICELNHNINDENKFSEIQKEANVDIFDMHYTEISNTFVKVYEKGDDNNDNVRRKSIIINSNSNSNNNSNDSNNDNNDSNNDNNDSNNDNNINNNNTNNTNNTNNTNNTNNSNNRNNNSNDSRSIVENLIQSNDDDNIRINIEGCSELSKNGGDEKNDFSLNNISENSYEHVKVNLSNHNFTEVDSFPRNEMNEDNSDECKMKMKIQNLLKLVGLLKAQINQKDQEIYKMEVDFKMRKEKNEKNIYMLDELIAESETNTERVEADNFLMKKMKSILISQNEEIVSLNEELKKKSKEIYYLNEANITKNEKLVELKKEIETNYMQLKEYKSIQNELEVDVNNKMYNAESYLNITNQKLMENNINIREKKLNIEKQKRVIKELYNQLNKKEENISELRSIIESIELNNSRDIIKYKQNNMDLINRLSLNNSLMNSQKIEIENMHMNYKQLEEELKNKDNELKKLHQNLLAKDDENNKMLHDINRLKFDMEIKNIDVSNIKQKIKNIKKEYSIHLKKQKEKFTGVINEIYKEKDEIIKNHVDKLSKLTSQYNEMVSLNEDIKNEMNFLKDEILKKSCEIEKLQDRLLDYESKLLIYENNNEIKILKKSEDHLRKLLSKHIHRNEQLLNTTLLLQKSTLENNTLEKKIIELKAKTYRKDQEIKKLQETNTRKKDPNSNSNISEDIILTSADNSNNKSNNNNNNSNNNSSNNNNSNNNNSSNSNYNSVNNINIDVNSDTHIINNLRNFNNCCTDEDNSIYMLKKTSEKNNMLDVFVENEDKIQNMKDSFPSSFNDDPVHVALCEYLNCMKKNNTSFKINKINDNTYLLNNKKVFIKFINGDLYVEDGAYPVKLHDYLLGITD; encoded by the exons atgaatagTGAGAGTAAGTCGGACAGAAGTGAAACAACGAAAAAGTACGAATTTGAAGATATTGGTAATTTACAGAAGGACATTTGTGAGTTGAATCATAACATAAATGATGAAAACAAATTTAGTGAAATACAGAAAGAGGCAAATGTTGATATATTTGATATGCATTACACTGAAATAAGCAACACTTTTGTAAAGGTGTATGAAAAAGgggatgataataatgacaaTGTTAGAAGAAAGagtataattattaacagtaatagtaatagtaataacaatagtaatgatagtaataacgataataatgatagtaataacgataataatgatagtaataacgataataatattaacaacaaTAACACGAATAACACGAATAACACGAATAACACGAATAACAcgaataacagtaataacaggaataacaatagtaatgATAGTAGGAGCATTGTTGAAAATTTGATTCAAAGtaatgatgatgataatatCCGTATTAATATAGAAGGGTGCAGTGAATTAAGTAAAAACGGAGGTGATGAAAAGAACGATTTCAGTTTAAATAACATTTCAGAAAATTCTTATGAACATGTTAAGGTGAATTTATCAAATCATAATTTCACGGAAGTGGATAGTTTCCCGCGGAATGAAATGAATGAAGACAATTCCGATGaatgtaaaatgaaaatgaaaattcaaaatttgcTAAAATTGGTAGGACTTTTAAAAGCACAAATAAATCAAAAGGATCAAGAAATTTACAAAATGG aAGTAGATTTCAAAAtgagaaaggaaaaaaatgaaaagaatatttatatgctgGATGAACTAATTGCAGAGAGTGAAACAAACACAGAAAGAGTAGAAGCGGATAATTTccttatgaaaaaaatgaaaagcaTCTTAATATCGCAGAATGAAGAAATAGTTTCATTGaatgaagaattaaaaaaaaaatcaaaagaaatttattatcTTAATGAAgcaaatataacaaaaaatgaaaaattggttgaattaaaaaaagagatcGAAACAAACTATATGCAGTTGAAAGAATATAAGAGCATTCAAAACGAGCTAGAGGTtgatgtaaataataaaatgtacaatGCAGAAAGCTAtctaaatataacaaatcaaaaattaatggaaaacaatattaatataagggaaaaaaagctaaatatagaaaaacaaaaaagagtAATAAAAGAGTTATATAATCaattaaataagaaagaGGAAAATATTTCAGAACTTAGAAGTATTATTGAAAGTATTGAACTAAATAATAGTAgagatattataaaatataaacaaaataatatggaCCTGATAAACAGGTTAAGCTTAAATAACTCTCTAATGAATAGtcaaaaaattgaaattgaaaatatgcatatgaattataaacaattagaagaagaattaaaaaataaagacaatgaattaaaaaaattgcaccAAAATCTTTTAGCGAAGGATGAcgaaaataacaaaatgttACATGATATAAACAGACTTAAATTTGatatggaaataaaaaatattgatgtttctaatataaaacaaaaaattaaaaatattaaaaaagaatattctatacatttaaaaaaacaaaaagagaaATTTACAGGTgttattaatgaaatttacaaagaaaaagatgaaattataaaaaatcatGTTGACAAGTTGTCAAAATTGACTTCTCAATACAATGAAATGGTTTCCCTTAAcgaagatataaaaaatgaa ATGAATTTTCTGAAGGATGAAATTCTGAAAAAGTCCTGTGAAATCGAAAAGTTGCAAGATCGTTTGTTAGATTACGAATCgaaattgttaatatatgaaaacaacaatgaaattaaaatattaaaaaaaagtgaagaTCATCTGAGGAAGCTTCTAAGCAAACATATACACAGAAATGAGCAACTGCTAAATACAACCCTTCTGTTACAAAAATCGACGTTAGAAAATAACACactagagaaaaaaataattgagtTAAAAGCTAAAACGTACAGAAAGGatcaagaaataaaaaaactacaGGAAACAAACACTAGAAAAAAGGATCCAAATAGTAATTCGAATATCAGTGAAGATATTATTCTGACCAGTGCAgataacagtaataacaaaagtaataataataataataatagtaataacaatagtagtaataacaataatagtaataacaataatagtagtaatagtaattataatagcgttaataatattaatattgatGTTAATAGTGACACGcatattattaacaatttGAGAAATTTTAACAACTGTTGTACGGATGAAGATAATTccatttatatgttaaaaaaaacaagtgagaaaaataatatgctCGATGTATTTGTAGAAAATGAAgataaaattcaaaatatgaaAGATTCCTTCCCCAGTTCATTTAATGATGACCCTGTTCATGTAGCCTTATGTGAATATCTTAATTGTATGAAGAAGAATAATACTTcctttaaaataaacaaaattaatgatAACACTTATTTgttgaataataaaaaagtgttcataaaatttatcaATGGCGATCTGTATGTAGAAGATGGTGCATATCCAGTCAAGTTGCATGATTACTTGCTAGGTATTACAGACTAA
- the PmUG01_14062100 gene encoding histone S-adenosyl methyltransferase, putative: MKMSRKMKERMRELLEKIGASNNDETGNYVKKVGKNKKEIEEDVSEKAKTVTDSSNEINSNQRSYEDDILNETSDDEGDNDKHRNDNSTSNSNYSNGNNNSNNVLYENSMRRADVTNEKDIGFYINDVIKRNYPIEYEDNNIYPKVYCYEPTSFENFKKKLKNKNELRHYECYSSTMNEFFYKYNENYYDEILKNENFKKFAEELWSNRRYIENETQYNELCIQLRKKFKVSPSKHQISVALQYHYLQTLKDEKGDSIHDTGERKSNRGSNTSDVSNPSTGCDDTTIEENRVGIMNDNGINNVNDKRVGNIRDNMVENVVDMKESTDCGSNEIVVNKKGKDVKFVLENVNKMIIAKEIKNYKDLDKESVHFLQINKRKGVRSNSGVLVVTIITHPHQFSCKYDCHYCPNEPNQPRSYLSTEPAILRANQNNFDVICQFFNRTTTLVNNGHVPDKIEILVLGGTWSCYDLNYQKEFIRDVYYSANIYPVLKDRRAKLSLEKEQEINEQSNCRIIGLTLETRPDQINKDELIRLRSYGCTRVQLGIQHTDDYILKKVNRQCTLKDCIRAIYLLKENGFKVDIHIMPDLPYSNVHKDISMFKEILCSTDLQADQWKIYPCEITPFTKIEKWYNNNEFKPYFETDKNLLISLILLVKKSIHPWIRLNRVIRDIPNPSIIAGNNITNMRQLIANEMNIRNIFCQCIRCKEVKNQQIQTKKDSIFLKIFKYSTLGGDEFFITFQGTKKQVNKEVLRYSKRKRKRGKTTEKGRKDAINCNSSIKSGTATHCGKQNGIASSSTLPCGEKEDAIGLSSILSTSQYMPDAESFMCNKEMDKVHKSEDVKINESNSGNASVLNNFTDDNRSSSDMVRKRKTVHQDNKLYSSFDDDKDYDNKHLLLGFLRLRLRYKNNYCDERPFKCLENAALIRELHIYGSLLKHDDFKDDLNFVQHKGLGKSLVLVAEIIAYYYKYNKMSIIAGIGTKEYYKKLGYTKEETYMTKILDREIIFKNYILNRSRIGKTLTIYDYNLNHCLYLMHKEICEPPKFKRSEIKELNRYINDNIIPLGSQFCHESFKNESTPYTIDVDTLLDIRERNMLITPIVDLLKKLADKYLLKDNGKYLRNGGGESSCESITGSGSNGTCDSICNKICKYLDKYLVKYVGKYFVKNRGIFNASTLLLFGTTLFLTTQIIKKKKNIPL; this comes from the coding sequence atgaagatgAGCCGTAAAATGAAAGAACGTATGAGGGAACTCCTTGAAAAGATAGGAGCGagtaataatgatgaaaCTGGGAATTATGTCAAAAAAGTAgggaaaaataagaaagaaaTAGAAGAGGATGTGTCAGAGAAGGCAAAAACAGTTACAGATAGTAGCAACGAGATTAATTCAAATCAAAGAAGCTATGAAGATGATATTCTTAATGAAACAAGTGATGACGAAGGTGATAATGATAAGCATAGAAATGATAATAGTActagtaatagtaattatagtaatggtaataacaatagtaataatgtGCTGTACGAAAACAGTATGAGAAGAGCGGACGtaacaaatgaaaaagatattGGATTCTACATCAATGAcgttataaaaagaaattatccCATCGAGTATGAGGATAACAATATATACCCAAAAGTATACTGTTACGAACCAACGAgctttgaaaattttaaaaaaaaattaaaaaataaaaatgaattaaggCATTATGAGTGTTATTCGTCAACTATGAACgaatttttctataaatataatgagaATTATTATGacgaaattttaaaaaatgaaaattttaaaaaatttgcgGAAGAATTGTGGTCAAATAGAAGGTATATAGAAAATGAAACAcaatataatgaattatgTATTCAgttgagaaaaaaatttaaagttAGTCCTTCAAAGCATCAAATTAGTGTTGCTCTACAATATCATTATTTGCAAACGTTAAAGGATGAAAAGGGGGATTCTATTCATGATACAGGGGAAAGGAAGAGCAATAGAGGATCCAACACCTCCGACGTTTCAAACCCGTCCACTGGTTGTGATGATACCACAATTGAGGAAAACAGGGTAGGCATTATGAACGATAACGGGATAAACAATGTTAACGATAAGAGAGTAGGCAATATTCGTGATAACATGGTGGAAAACGTTGTTGATATGAAGGAATCCACTGACTGTGGTAGTAACGAAATCGTGGTTAACAAAAAGGGGAAGGACGTGAAGTTCGTGCTAGAAAATGTAAACAAGATGATTATCGCGAAGGAGATTAAAAACTACAAGGATTTGGATAAAGAAAGTGTTCACTTTCTACAAATAAACAAGCGTAAAGGAGTTAGATCAAATAGTGGAGTGTTAGTAGTTACCATAATTACTCACCCGCATCAGTTTAGTTGCAAATATGATTGTCATTATTGTCCGAATGAACCAAATCAGCCAAGATCGTACTTATCTACAGAACCCGCAATTTTAAGGGCTAACCAAAATAATTTCGATGTGATTtgtcaattttttaatagaacAACTACTTTAGTAAATAATGGACATGTACCagataaaattgaaatattagTCTTAGGTGGAACATGGAGTTGTTATGATTTAAATTATCAGAAAGAATTTATAAGAGATGTTTACTATTCTGCTAATATTTATCCTGTGTTAAAAGATAGAAGAGCAAAATTAAGTTTGGAAAAAGAAcaagaaataaatgaacaaagtAACTGTAGAATAATTGGGTTGACATTAGAAACAAGGCCTGATCAGATAAATAAGGATGAGCTCATAAGACTACGTTCCTATGGTTGTACAAGAGTACAATTAGGTATACAACATACAGatgattatattttgaaaaaggtGAATAGGCAATGTACATTAAAAGATTGCATAAGagcaatatatttattaaaagaaaatggaTTTAAAgtagatatacatataatgcCTGATTTACCATATTCAAATGTACATAAGGATATTAGTATgtttaaagaaattttatgTTCAACAGATTTACAAGCGGATCAATGGAAAATTTATCCATGTGAAATTACTCcatttacaaaaattgaaaaatggtataataataatgaattcAAGCCATATTTCGAAACAGATAAAAATTTGCTTATTTCTCTTATTTTACTTGTAAAGAAATCCATTCATCCATGGATTAGATTAAACAGAGTTATTAGGGATATACCCAACCCGTCAATTATTGCTGGTAATAATATAACCAATATGAGGCAGCTTATAGCAAATGAAATGAACATAAGAAACATTTTCTGTCAATGTATTCGATGTAAAGAAGTCAAAAATCAGCAAATCCAAACAAAAAAggattcaatttttttaaaaatatttaaatattctacATTGGGTGGAGAcgaattttttataactttcCAGGGAACAAAGAAGCAAGTTAACAAAGAGGTGTTAAGGTACAGCAAGCGGAAGAGGAAAAGAGGAAAAACTACAGAAAAGGGGAGAAAAGACGCCATAAATTGTAATAGCAGTATAAAAAGTGGAACTGCTACTCACTGTGGAAAACAGAATGGCATTGCCAGTAGTTCTACTCTCCCATGTGGTGAGAAGGAGGACGCAATAGGCCTATCATCCATATTAAGTACTAGTCAATATATGCCAGATGCTGAATCGTTCATGTGCAATAAGGAGATGGACAAGGTGCATAAGAGTGAGGATGTAAAGATAAATGAAAGTAATAGCGGTAATGCATCAGTACTTAATAATTTCACAGATGATAACAGATCAAGTAGCGATATGgttagaaaaagaaaaacagtACACCaagataataaattatatagcAGTTTTGATGATGATAAGGATTATGAcaataaacatttattacTTGGTTTCTTACGGTTACGTTtaagatataaaaacaaCTACTGCGATGAGAGACCATTTAAATGTTTAGAGAATGCAGCTTTGATTAGAgagttacatatatatggatCATTGTTAAAACATGATGATTTCAAAGATGATTTAAATTTTGTACAACATAAAGGCCTAGGCAAAAGTTTAGTGTTAGTAGCTGAAATTATTGCATACTActataaatacaataaaatgtCTATTATTGCTGGTATTGGTACgaaagaatattataaaaaattaggaTATACAAAAGAAGAAACATATATGACCAAGATTTTGGATAgagaaattatatttaaaaattatatacttaaCCGCAGCAGAATTGGAAAAACACTTACTATTTATGACTACAATTTAAATCACTGCCTTTATTTAATGCACAAAGAAATATGCGAACCTCCAAAATTTAAACGAAGTGAAATAAAAGAGTTAAATAGgtatattaatgataatattattccaCTAGGATCACAATTCTGTCATGAGTCTTTCAAAAATGAATCCACTCCGTACACGATAGATGTTGATACGCTACTAGACATTCGTGAGCGTAATATGCTTATTACTCCCATCGTCgaccttttaaaaaaattggcAGATAAGTATTTACTTAAAGATAATGGCAAATATTTACGTAACGGTGGGGGTGAGAGTAGCTGTGAGAGTATAACTGGCAGCGGAAGTAATGGCACATGTGACAGCATATGTAATAAGATATGTAAGTACCTGGACAAGTATTTAGTCAAATATGTTGGAAAATATTTCGTTAAAAATAGGGGCATTTTCAATGCATCCACTCTTCTACTCTTCGGTACCACCCTTTTCCTTACCACCcagataattaaaaagaagaaaaatataccGTTGTGA
- the PmUG01_14062200 gene encoding RNA pseudouridylate synthase, putative, whose amino-acid sequence MLVASNIIRWKLRRCKVSSRSSLKRFYRYICNETNEEIITHVYDKKIYEQNVHLYEQCKSHIDLKQNIYYDYFFKENYILPIHKKNVLSRECLNGKRNEKKLNIYSFENKCAISDEKVKREECVHEMYAPLRVEYLEEYKNWDKKIKKEKGKFLEEKKDNKLNVDEPKIEKTKRKSKDNIVKVKEDEEENRKEVRDEKNKSVTNKCSAIKISEMVEKKEAPASSLALDNIILNAPYNRTYAISSDLTSIYIDNSKHFHCDNGKEEEDTEMKICQYCSYKGICSSRFAFNNLKKGILKVNDKIVYENVNVSLNDDKIELTKEGKEFLKKYKITIIINKPKYYLSLSADNKSNKKLLVRNLIRNENKYIEDEHKCMSYFIYKNVNIEKVNNLYVCGRLDANSSGLLIFTQNTLSSNYLLHKYKYKIEKEYEIKTYNEIKEINLKLLRENLFIDGKLIYKCHVQYIDSFTLKIKLYQGFHKMIRKLCLQSNIKIKSLHRVRIGGIHLNNLPMGKWRFLMPNEFFF is encoded by the coding sequence ATGTTAGTAGCatcaaatataataagatGGAAACTTCGAAGATGCAAAGTCAGTTCTAGGAGTAGCTTAAAACGTTTTTAtcgatatatatgtaatgaaaCAAACGAAGAAATAATTACTCATGTAtatgacaaaaaaatatatgaacagaACGTGCACTTATATGAACAGTGCAAAAGCCATATTGACttgaaacaaaatatatattatgattatttttttaaagaaaattacaTACTGCCCATTCATAAGAAAAATGTGTTAAGTAGGGAATGTCTGAATGGAAAaaggaatgaaaaaaaattaaatatatattcctttgAAAACAAATGTGCTATTTCGGATGAAAAGGTAAAACGAGAAGAATGTGTTCATGAAATGTACGCTCCGTTAAGAGTAGAATATTTAGAGGAGTATAAAAATTgggataaaaaaattaaaaaggaaaaggggAAATTTTTAGAAGAGAAAAAGGATAATAAGCTAAATGTAGACGAGcctaaaatagaaaaaaccaaaagaaaaagcaaaGACAATATTGTAAAAGTTAAGGAggatgaagaagaaaatcGAAAAGAGGTAAgagatgaaaaaaacaaatctGTCACAAATAAATGTAGTGCCATAAAAATAAGTGAGAtggtagaaaaaaaagaagcaccCGCATCCTCATTAGCAttagataatataattttaaatgctCCTTATAATAGAACATACGCTATTAGCAGTGATTTAactagtatatatatagataacaGTAAACACTTTCATTGTGATAAtggaaaagaagaagaagatacGGAAATGAAAATTTGCCAATACTGTTCTTATAAAGGCATATGTAGCTCGAGGTTTGCCTTCAACAATTTAAAGAAAGGAATTCTTAAAGTTAATGATAAAATTGTTTATGAAAATGTTAATGTTTCCCTTAATGATGATAAGATCGAATTAAcaaaagaaggaaaagaattcttaaaaaaatataaaatcacTATCATTATTAATAAGCCTAAATATTACCTTTCTCTTTCAGCTGATAacaaatcaaataaaaaattactggtaagaaatttaataagaaatgaaaataaatacattgaAGATGAACATAAATGTAtgagttattttatttataaaaatgttaatattgaaaaggttaataatttatatgtgtgtgGCAGACTGGATGCAAATTCAAGCGGGCTGCTAATTTTTACGCAAAATACTTTATCAAGTAATTacttattacataaatataaatataaaattgaaaaagaatATGAAATCAAAACATacaatgaaataaaagaaataaatttaaagttACTAcgagaaaatttatttattgatggtaaattaatatataaatgtcatgtacaatatatagatagttttacactaaaaattaaattataccAAGGATTTCATAAAATGATAAGAAAATTATGCTTACAGtcaaacattaaaataaaatcctTGCATAGGGTAAGAATAGGCGGAATTCACTTGAATAATTTGCCCATGGGGAAATGGCGTTTCCTTATGCCCAATGAGTTTTTCTTCTGA
- the PmUG01_14062300 gene encoding conserved Plasmodium protein, unknown function, whose protein sequence is MFNVCVRRFSKKAGWSWLKNRRGRKKILLFAYPPKERSNIVKLTDDSDKLIFVCNAKLRDNFLSTVKSMKETKCVVKNNSVITPCLVISKAKCHTLLESFTYDEILHLEKLSPNILKAFEEAEGKLEKEKENSILSRHEAIKFKLMK, encoded by the coding sequence ATGTTTAATGTATGCGTTCGAAGGTTCTCTAAAAAAGCTGGATGGTCTTGGTTAAAGAACAGAAGgggtagaaaaaaaattctctTATTTGCGTACCCACCAAAGGAAAGAAGTAATATTGTAAAGCTCACTGATGATAgtgataaattaatatttgtgTGCAATGCAAAGTTACgagataattttttatcaacTGTAAAAAGTATGAAAGAAACTAAGTGtgttgtaaaaaataattctgtTATTACCCCATGTTTAGTTATATCAAAAGCTAAGTGTCATACGTTATTGGAAAGTTTTACGTATGATGAAATATTGCATTTAGAAAAGCTCTCTCCAAATATCTTAAAGGCTTTTGAAGAGGCAGAAGGGAAATtagagaaagaaaaagagaatagCATACTGAGCAGACATGAAgctattaaatttaaattgatgaaataa
- the LRR13 gene encoding leucine-rich repeat protein, putative, with protein sequence MKLDLELIKKKSEHNEGLIEELEEISLHQLQIKKIECINIHCRNLKILLLQNNLIEKIENLSQMKKLEYLNLALNNITVIENLEKCESLRKLDLTLNFIDVSTIERSINNLKKNEKLKELYMMGNPCASWEHLKFFIIFHLENLQVLDGSDILMSDRIKSKQNIVSVLKTLEEEKKKCRLNENEPYDSINKRKEIYEEIEQNEMEQEKNENKNKNRNAEKEILPVYTDEGDIRQCNEGHYKFMFDEYSSRKFTYLKLFLPKYLCNSLIKIDININYVRCIIKNKLFQIKLNDCILTDFTKIYRKKYTGELHIKMRKKNYKKNKIFERDYFKGENFNTYANTAQLHSTLSSSPSSVSSRTSSFSDSSCTSFKNNHSIKENKRKNSKNFMLPFLSEKDDSFLLEEKQTKYCASLISQIPPLEKIAKGNS encoded by the exons ATGAAGTTAGACTTAGAGctgattaaaaaaaagagcgaGCATAACGAAGGGCTTATTGAAGAGTTAGAAGAAATATCGTTACACCAGTTGcaaattaagaaaattgaATGCATTAACATCCATTGTAGAAACTTGAAAATACTACTACtgcaaaataatttaattgaaaaaattgaaaatttaagTCAGATGAAAAAATTGGAGTACTTGAATTTGgccttaaataatattacagtTATTGAGAATTTAGAGAAATGCGAATCCTTAAGAAAg CTCGATTTGACGCTAAATTTCATCGACGTTTCAACAATTGAAAGGtccataaataatttaaaaaaaaatgaaaaattaaaagaattatatatgatgGGAAATCCTTGTGCCAGTTGGGAgcacttaaaattttttattatatttcatttggAAAATTTACAAGTTCTAGATGGTTCTGATATCTTAATGTCCGATAGAATAAAATCAAAACAGAATATTGTATCTGTTTTAAAAACCctagaagaagaaaaaaaaaaatgtagacTTAACGAAAACGAACCGTATGATTCCATTAACAAAAGAAAGGAAATCTATGAAGAAatagaacaaaatgaaatggaacaagaaaaaaatgaaaataaaaataaaaatcgaAATGCAGAAAAGGAAATTTTACCTGTATATACGGATGAGGGAGATATTCGTCAGTGCAACGAAG GTCATTACAAGTTCATGTTTGACGAATATTCAAGCAGAAAATTTACCtatttgaaattatttttgccAAAGTATTTGTGTAACTCCCTAATCAAGATAGACATAAACATAAACTATGTGAGGtgcataattaaaaacaaattattccaaataaaattaaatgattgCATTTTAACtgattttacaaaaatatatagaaaaaaatatactggAGAATTACACattaaaatgagaaaaaaaaattataaaaaaaataaaatttttgaaagggattattttaaaggggaaaattttaatacatatgcAAATACTGCTCAACTTCACTCAACCTTGTCATCATCACCGTCATCGGTATCTTCACGTACTTCGTCTTTTTCTGATTCGTCTTGTACatcctttaaaaataatcattCCATTAAAGAGAACAAAAGGAAGAATTCAAAGAATTTTATGCTACCTTTCCTCAGCGAAAAGGATGACAGTTTTCTTCTCGAAGAAAAACAAACTAAATATTGTGCATCCCTTATCAGTCAAATACCTCCTCTCGAAAAAATAGCTAAAGGAAATTCTTAA